The genomic stretch CGACACCCGCCCCCTCGACCCGACCCCGCCCGGCACCAAACGCCGCCGCGTCACCCGAACCTGGAGGCCCGCATGAACCCACCCGACACCATCCTCGGCGTGCGCCTCCTCGCCACCGCACACGCCCTCCCCGCACGCCGCGTCCCCACCGCCGAGGTCGCCCGCCTGTGCCACGTCCCCGAAGCGATCGCCCTGAAACGCAGCGGCGTCCACGAACGACGCTGGCTCTCTGGGCAGGAAACCGCCCTGACCCTCGGCACGCAGGCCGCCCACGAAGCCCTGAACCGCGCGCACCTGAACGTCAACGACGTGGACGTCCTCCTGAACGCCAGCGGCAGCCAGCTGCAACCCATCCCCGACGGCGCCGCCCTCTACGCCCGCGAACTCGGCCTCACCGGCGCCGCCACGTACTCCCTGCACGGCACCTGCCTCAGCTTCCTCCTCGCCCTCCAGCACGCCGCCCTCCTCATCCACACCCATCAGGCCCGGCACGTCCTCATCATCAGCAGCGAAGGCGGCAGCGTCGGCCTCAACCCCAGACAACCCGAAAGCACCCTCCTGATCGGCGACGGCGCCGCCGCCATCCTCCTCGGCCCACCCACCCGCCCCGGCCAGGGCCTGCACGCCACGCGCATCGAAACGCACCCCGCCGGAGCCGACCACACCCGCATCACCGGCGGCGGCACCCTCCGCCACCCCAACCACCCAGCCGCCGCCCCCACCGACTTCACCTTCGACATGCAGGGCCTCCAGGTCCTCAAACTCGCCAGCCGCGTCGTCCCCCCCTTCCTCGAACGCCTCCGCCCCGGCCTCAGCAGCGGCCTGCCCGGCATCACCCGCGTCATCCCACACCAAGCCAGCCAGGCGGGCCTCGACCTGCTGTGCCGCTACAACTGGCCCGAGGAACAGGTCGAGGTCACCCTCCGCACCCTGGGCAACGTCATCGCCGCCAGCCTCCCCCTCACGCTGCATCAGGCGGTCGAGGCGGGGCGGCTGAAGGAGGGCGACACCGCGCTGCTCGTGGGGACCGGGGCGGGGTTGATCGCGGGTGGGGTGATCTGGGAGTTGTAACGGGGTTGGTCTGTGCGTTGCCCCACCCCCCAGCCCCCTCCCCCAGAGGGGCAGGGGGAGCGGCGTTGCACTGGGCAAGAGTTTTGACTGTGCGGCGAAGGTGCATTGGACGGTGACGTGTTCGGCCTTGACGCCATCCTCCGCGCCCCCGCAAGGCCCGCGCGCTGCGCGCACGACGGCCGGTGGCAGTCAGCGGTCAGTCGCTGTGGTGGGACGTTTCGGGCCGCTGATCTACTTTTCTCGATTTGGCAGGAGCA from Deinococcus soli (ex Cha et al. 2016) encodes the following:
- a CDS encoding 3-oxoacyl-ACP synthase III family protein, yielding MNPPDTILGVRLLATAHALPARRVPTAEVARLCHVPEAIALKRSGVHERRWLSGQETALTLGTQAAHEALNRAHLNVNDVDVLLNASGSQLQPIPDGAALYARELGLTGAATYSLHGTCLSFLLALQHAALLIHTHQARHVLIISSEGGSVGLNPRQPESTLLIGDGAAAILLGPPTRPGQGLHATRIETHPAGADHTRITGGGTLRHPNHPAAAPTDFTFDMQGLQVLKLASRVVPPFLERLRPGLSSGLPGITRVIPHQASQAGLDLLCRYNWPEEQVEVTLRTLGNVIAASLPLTLHQAVEAGRLKEGDTALLVGTGAGLIAGGVIWEL